One region of Roseovarius faecimaris genomic DNA includes:
- the clpS gene encoding ATP-dependent Clp protease adapter ClpS, with translation MAGPSDDDNDTSVVVETKPKTKRPPLYKVLLLNDDYTPMEFVVAVLERFFHMSHAQAFEIMLTVHKKGVAVVGVFSHEIAETKVAQVMDFARQHQHPLQCTMEKE, from the coding sequence ATGGCAGGGCCTTCGGACGATGACAACGACACCTCTGTCGTGGTCGAAACCAAGCCCAAGACGAAGCGGCCGCCGCTCTATAAGGTGTTGCTGCTGAATGATGATTACACGCCGATGGAATTTGTCGTGGCCGTGCTGGAGCGGTTTTTCCACATGAGCCACGCGCAGGCGTTTGAGATCATGCTGACCGTGCACAAGAAAGGCGTGGCGGTTGTGGGCGTGTTCAGCCATGAGATTGCCGAGACCAAGGTGGCGCAGGTGATGGATTTTGCGCGCCAGCATCAGCATCCGCTTCAGTGCACGATGGAAAAAGAGTGA
- the nthA gene encoding nitrile hydratase subunit alpha produces the protein MPHDHHDHDHDHLSPSGHPYRQDNDEPLSYWQCMEIAVRELMIEKGHLTAAEVAAQIDAMDARSPANGAAVVARAWVDPDFKAALLNDASAASREMGFDIGPLNLIAVENTADTHNMIVCTLCSCYPRNLLGMPPDWYKTRAYRSRAVSEPRAVLREFGVDLPEDTTVRVHDSTADMRYIVLPARPPGTDGMSEAELARLVTRDSMIGTGLPLSP, from the coding sequence ATGCCCCACGACCACCACGATCACGACCACGATCACCTCAGCCCCTCCGGCCACCCCTACCGGCAGGACAATGACGAACCGCTCAGCTACTGGCAGTGCATGGAAATTGCCGTGCGCGAGCTGATGATCGAAAAGGGCCACCTGACCGCCGCCGAGGTCGCGGCACAGATCGACGCGATGGATGCGCGCTCTCCCGCCAATGGCGCCGCCGTTGTGGCCCGCGCCTGGGTCGATCCGGACTTCAAGGCAGCGCTTCTGAACGACGCCTCCGCCGCGAGCCGTGAGATGGGCTTCGACATCGGCCCGCTCAACCTGATCGCGGTGGAAAACACCGCCGACACCCATAACATGATCGTCTGCACGCTCTGCTCGTGCTATCCGCGCAACCTGCTGGGCATGCCGCCCGATTGGTACAAGACCCGCGCCTATCGTTCACGCGCCGTGTCCGAACCGCGCGCGGTCCTGCGCGAATTTGGCGTGGACCTGCCCGAGGACACCACCGTCCGCGTGCATGACAGCACGGCCGACATGCGCTATATCGTCCTGCCCGCGCGCCCCCCCGGTACCGACGGGATGAGCGAGGCCGAACTGGCCCGCCTCGTCACCCGCGACAGCATGATCGGCACCGGCCTGCCGCTCTCACCCTGA
- a CDS encoding flagellar motor switch protein FliG — MTDALPFAQIEPLQIAAPVSGDDRAAQLTRKQKAAIIVRFLLNEGADVPLTDLPEPLQAALTTQMGNMRYVDRGTLADVVAEFARELEAMGLTFPRGVSGALSALDGRISPQTAARLKKEAGVRQFGEPWEQVCAADPDEQLDILSSESPEVAAVMLSKLDVARAAELLGRLPGPAARAIAFEMSRTGSVTPDAVDRIGLSLAAQLHELPEHAFDDGPVQRVGAILNYSPATTRDDVLTGLDEADRQFADLVRKAIFTFENIPDRLSPMDLPKITREVPQDVMTIALKAASDGPLAHVADFILDGISKRMAEAIREEMSELGKIKTKDGEDAMTEVINAIRTLEASGEITLLTPEDEG, encoded by the coding sequence ATGACAGACGCTTTACCCTTCGCACAGATCGAACCCCTGCAAATCGCGGCCCCGGTGTCCGGCGATGACCGCGCGGCACAACTGACGCGCAAGCAAAAGGCGGCGATCATCGTCCGCTTCCTGCTCAATGAAGGGGCCGACGTGCCGCTCACCGACCTGCCCGAGCCGTTGCAGGCCGCGCTCACCACCCAGATGGGCAACATGCGCTATGTGGACCGCGGCACGCTCGCCGATGTGGTGGCCGAATTCGCGAGGGAGCTTGAGGCGATGGGCCTCACCTTTCCCCGTGGCGTCTCCGGCGCGCTCTCCGCGCTCGATGGCCGGATCAGCCCGCAAACCGCCGCCCGCCTGAAGAAAGAGGCCGGCGTGCGCCAGTTTGGTGAGCCGTGGGAGCAGGTCTGCGCCGCCGACCCGGATGAACAGCTCGATATCCTGAGCTCGGAAAGCCCCGAAGTGGCCGCCGTCATGCTGTCCAAGCTCGATGTCGCCCGCGCGGCCGAACTGCTGGGCCGCCTGCCCGGCCCCGCCGCCCGCGCCATTGCCTTTGAGATGTCGCGCACCGGCTCGGTCACGCCCGACGCCGTGGACCGGATCGGGCTCAGCCTTGCCGCCCAACTCCACGAACTGCCCGAACATGCCTTTGACGACGGCCCCGTGCAACGCGTCGGCGCCATCCTCAACTACTCGCCCGCCACCACCCGCGATGACGTGCTCACCGGGCTAGACGAGGCCGACCGCCAGTTCGCCGATCTGGTCCGCAAGGCGATCTTTACCTTTGAAAACATCCCCGATCGCCTCTCGCCAATGGACCTGCCCAAGATCACCCGCGAGGTCCCGCAGGACGTGATGACCATCGCCCTGAAAGCGGCAAGCGACGGCCCCCTTGCCCATGTTGCCGACTTCATCCTCGATGGCATTTCCAAACGCATGGCCGAAGCGATCCGCGAGGAAATGAGCGAGCTTGGCAAGATCAAGACCAAGGATGGCGAGGATGCGATGACCGAAGTGATCAATGCCATCCGCACGCTCGAAGCCTCCGGAGAGATCACGCTGCTCACGCCCGAGGATGAGGGCTAG
- a CDS encoding SH3-like domain-containing protein encodes MGSRVRVKALCPPGHVRAPWYLRGKTGVIERALGEFGNPEQLAYGVPAEKKPLYRVRFTMSEIWGNRAENPDDTIDAEIYGHWLEEV; translated from the coding sequence ATGGGTAGCCGCGTGCGCGTCAAGGCGCTCTGCCCGCCGGGCCATGTGCGCGCGCCGTGGTATCTGCGCGGCAAGACCGGCGTGATCGAACGCGCATTGGGCGAGTTCGGCAATCCCGAACAACTCGCCTATGGCGTCCCGGCCGAGAAAAAGCCGCTCTACCGGGTGCGATTCACCATGTCCGAAATCTGGGGCAATCGCGCCGAAAACCCGGATGACACCATCGACGCCGAGATTTACGGCCACTGGCTGGAAGAGGTCTGA
- the hemF gene encoding oxygen-dependent coproporphyrinogen oxidase, whose amino-acid sequence MSDDFKDEKRRAAAWFRQLRDEIVAAFEGLEDSHDSGPMSDAAPGRFDVRETRRASEDGSDAGGGLMSVMRGGRVFEKVGVNVSEVYGELGEAAQKAMAARGVPGMESDPRFWASGISLVAHMQNPHCPAVHMNTRMFWTPGAWWFGGGSDLNPCIEYDEDTAHFHGQQKAHLDPHGEDQYPRLKDWADEYFYIPHRHRARGVGGIFMDDQNSGDWEADFALTQDIGRAFLPAFVPLVEKRRVQDWSEADKETQLVHRGLYAEYNLVYDRGTKFGLATGHDADAVLMSLPPLAKWV is encoded by the coding sequence ATGAGCGATGATTTCAAAGATGAAAAGCGCCGCGCGGCGGCGTGGTTCCGGCAGTTGCGCGATGAGATTGTGGCGGCTTTCGAGGGGCTTGAGGACAGTCATGACAGCGGTCCGATGAGCGACGCGGCACCGGGCCGGTTCGACGTGCGCGAGACGCGCCGGGCCAGTGAGGATGGCTCGGATGCGGGTGGCGGTCTGATGAGCGTGATGCGCGGGGGGCGGGTCTTTGAAAAGGTCGGCGTGAACGTCTCGGAGGTCTATGGCGAGTTGGGGGAGGCCGCGCAGAAGGCGATGGCGGCGCGCGGCGTGCCTGGGATGGAGAGCGACCCGCGGTTCTGGGCGTCGGGCATCAGCCTGGTGGCGCATATGCAAAACCCGCATTGCCCCGCGGTGCATATGAACACGCGGATGTTCTGGACGCCGGGCGCATGGTGGTTTGGCGGCGGGTCCGACCTGAACCCGTGCATCGAATATGACGAGGACACGGCGCATTTTCATGGCCAGCAAAAGGCGCATCTCGATCCGCATGGGGAGGATCAGTATCCGCGCCTGAAAGACTGGGCGGACGAGTATTTCTATATCCCGCACCGGCACCGGGCGCGGGGGGTCGGCGGTATATTCATGGATGACCAGAATTCCGGCGATTGGGAGGCGGATTTTGCCCTGACGCAGGATATCGGGCGCGCCTTTCTGCCGGCGTTCGTGCCTCTGGTGGAAAAGCGACGGGTGCAGGACTGGTCGGAGGCGGACAAGGAAACGCAGCTTGTCCATCGCGGGCTTTATGCGGAATACAACCTTGTCTACGACCGGGGCACCAAGTTTGGCCTGGCCACCGGGCATGACGCGGATGCGGTGCTGATGAGCCTGCCACCCCTGGCGAAATGGGTCTGA
- a CDS encoding SH3-like domain-containing protein produces the protein MGGRPAGDIPMEGHDFSLWEKRVDALMVLCGAKGYLTVDGLRRVLEDMGEEAFETYSYYERWIASVNQNLVEAGLYSLEELATRMAEVEARGATYGEANNG, from the coding sequence ATGGGCGGCCGGCCCGCCGGGGACATCCCGATGGAAGGCCATGACTTTTCGCTCTGGGAAAAGCGGGTGGATGCCCTCATGGTGCTATGCGGCGCCAAAGGATATCTGACCGTTGACGGGCTGCGCCGCGTGCTAGAAGACATGGGCGAAGAGGCGTTCGAGACATACAGCTATTACGAACGCTGGATCGCCTCGGTCAATCAGAACCTTGTCGAGGCCGGGCTCTACTCGCTCGAAGAGCTTGCCACCCGCATGGCCGAGGTCGAGGCCCGCGGGGCCACCTATGGCGAGGCCAACAATGGGTAG
- the mfd gene encoding transcription-repair coupling factor, with protein sequence MSKVQHITVSGAPEGFDARLLLQEVDKQGGPVIHVARDDKRMAAMEEALRFFAPDMPVIRFPGWDCLPYDRTSPNADISAARMATLAGLVHGMPGQFVLLTTLNAATQRVPAREVLREAAFTARVDYQIDEAALRAFLARMGFSQAPTVMEPGDYAVRGGIIDIYPPGDGGPVRLDLFGDVLDGVRRFDPATQRTTEKLDRIELSPVSEVILDEAAIRRFRQNYRIEFGAGGGEDPLYEAVSAGRKHHGVEHWLPFFHETLETLFDYLPGVTVSLDDQVTAARLSRWDMVRDQYEARQHAMSQKGRTDTVYKPIAPELLYLDDDAWEAALGARRVMQLVPLPQATGPGVIDAGGRIGRDFAPERQQENISLFGALKDHVQARMTEGPVLLASYSEGARERMEGLLEDEGLIGAVTVRNAGGIGRHGLHLAVWPLEHGFTSPDLTVIAEQDILGDRLIRSPKRKRRAENFLSEVQSLSPGDLVVHVDHGIGRYHGLEVITAAGAAHECLKLEYAESSTLYLPVENIELLSRYGHEEGLLDRLGGGAWQSKKAKLKERIREMADRLIRIAAERALRKAPVLEPEHHAWEEFAARFPYSETDDQLKAIEDVLTDLESGTPMDRLICGDVGFGKTEVAMRAAFVAAMQGMQVAVIAPTTLLARQHYQSFAERFRGFPVTVRPLSRFVTASEASKTREGMAKGEVDIVVGTHALLAKNIRFKNLGLLVIDEEQRFGVGHKERLKQLRSDVHVLTLTATPIPRTLQLSLSGVRDLSIIGTPPVDRLSIRTYVSEFDSVTIREALLREHYRGGQSFYVVPRIKDLPEIEEFLKTQVPEVSTVVAHGQMAARELDDRMNAFYDGKYDVLLATTIVESGLDIPTANTMVIHRADMFGLAQLYQIRGRVGRSKQRAYAYLTTKPRVPLTPSAEKRLRVLGSLDTLGAGFTLASQDLDIRGAGNLLGEEQSGQMRDVGYELYQSMLEEAIAKIKAGELEGLSEADDQWAPQINLGVPVLIPESYVPDLDVRLGLYRRLSGLQSKVELEGFAAELIDRFGKLPREVNMLMLIVRIKAMCKKAGIAKLDGGPKGATIQFHNDKFASPQGLVEFIQDQRGLAKVRDNKIVVRRDWNKEADKIKGAFAIARDLAEKVVAEKKRKAGKAG encoded by the coding sequence ATGAGCAAGGTCCAGCATATCACCGTCAGCGGCGCGCCCGAGGGGTTCGATGCGCGCCTGTTGCTGCAGGAGGTGGACAAGCAGGGTGGCCCGGTCATCCATGTCGCCCGCGATGACAAGCGCATGGCCGCGATGGAAGAGGCGCTGCGGTTTTTCGCGCCCGATATGCCGGTGATCCGCTTTCCGGGCTGGGATTGCCTGCCCTATGACCGGACCTCGCCCAATGCGGACATTTCGGCGGCGCGGATGGCCACGCTGGCCGGGCTGGTGCACGGGATGCCGGGGCAGTTTGTCCTGCTGACCACGCTGAATGCGGCGACGCAAAGGGTGCCTGCGCGCGAGGTGCTGCGCGAGGCGGCCTTTACCGCGCGGGTCGATTATCAGATCGACGAGGCGGCGCTGCGCGCGTTTCTGGCGCGGATGGGGTTCAGCCAGGCGCCCACGGTGATGGAGCCGGGCGATTACGCGGTGCGCGGCGGGATCATCGACATTTATCCGCCGGGCGACGGCGGGCCGGTGCGGCTGGATCTGTTTGGCGATGTGCTCGATGGGGTGCGCCGGTTCGACCCGGCGACGCAGCGGACCACGGAAAAGCTGGACCGGATCGAGCTGTCGCCGGTCAGCGAGGTGATCCTGGATGAGGCCGCGATCCGCCGGTTCCGGCAGAATTACCGGATCGAATTTGGCGCGGGCGGGGGAGAGGATCCGCTCTATGAGGCGGTCAGCGCGGGGCGCAAGCATCATGGCGTGGAACATTGGCTGCCGTTTTTCCATGAGACGCTGGAGACGCTGTTTGACTACCTGCCCGGCGTGACGGTCAGCCTTGACGATCAGGTGACGGCGGCGCGGCTGAGCCGGTGGGACATGGTGCGCGATCAGTATGAGGCGCGCCAGCACGCGATGAGCCAGAAGGGGCGCACGGACACGGTTTACAAACCCATAGCTCCGGAGCTTTTGTATCTGGACGATGACGCGTGGGAGGCCGCCCTGGGCGCGCGGCGGGTGATGCAGCTTGTGCCGCTGCCGCAGGCCACCGGCCCCGGTGTGATCGACGCGGGCGGGCGCATCGGGCGCGATTTCGCACCGGAGCGGCAACAGGAAAACATCAGCCTTTTCGGGGCCTTGAAGGATCATGTTCAGGCGCGCATGACCGAGGGGCCAGTGTTGCTGGCCTCCTATTCTGAAGGCGCGCGGGAGCGGATGGAGGGCCTTCTGGAAGATGAGGGCCTGATCGGGGCGGTGACGGTGCGCAACGCGGGCGGTATCGGGCGGCACGGGCTGCATCTGGCGGTGTGGCCGCTGGAGCATGGCTTTACCTCGCCTGACCTCACGGTGATTGCCGAGCAGGATATTCTGGGCGACCGCCTGATCCGGTCCCCCAAGCGCAAACGCCGGGCCGAGAATTTCCTGAGCGAGGTGCAATCGCTCAGTCCAGGCGATCTGGTGGTGCATGTGGATCACGGGATCGGGCGGTATCACGGGCTGGAGGTGATCACGGCGGCGGGTGCTGCGCATGAGTGCCTGAAGCTGGAATATGCCGAAAGCTCAACGCTTTACCTTCCGGTGGAGAATATCGAACTCTTGAGCCGTTATGGCCATGAGGAAGGGTTGCTCGACCGGCTCGGCGGGGGTGCATGGCAGTCGAAGAAGGCCAAGCTCAAGGAACGTATCCGCGAGATGGCGGACCGGCTGATCCGGATTGCGGCCGAGCGCGCGCTGCGCAAAGCCCCCGTGCTGGAGCCCGAGCACCACGCCTGGGAGGAGTTCGCGGCGCGCTTTCCCTATTCGGAGACGGATGATCAGCTCAAGGCGATCGAGGATGTGCTGACCGATCTGGAAAGCGGCACGCCGATGGACCGGCTGATCTGCGGCGATGTGGGTTTTGGCAAGACCGAAGTGGCCATGCGCGCGGCCTTCGTGGCGGCGATGCAGGGCATGCAGGTGGCGGTGATTGCGCCCACGACGCTGCTGGCGCGGCAGCACTATCAGAGTTTTGCCGAGCGGTTTCGCGGCTTTCCCGTCACGGTGCGGCCGCTGTCGCGTTTTGTCACGGCAAGCGAGGCCAGCAAGACCCGCGAGGGCATGGCCAAGGGTGAGGTGGATATCGTTGTCGGCACCCATGCGCTGCTGGCGAAAAACATCCGGTTCAAGAATCTCGGGCTTCTGGTGATCGATGAGGAGCAGCGCTTTGGCGTGGGGCATAAGGAGCGGCTGAAGCAGCTGCGCTCGGACGTGCATGTGCTGACCCTGACGGCGACGCCCATTCCGCGCACCTTGCAACTGAGCCTGTCGGGTGTGCGTGATCTGAGCATTATCGGCACGCCGCCCGTGGACCGGCTTTCGATCCGGACCTATGTGAGCGAGTTTGACTCTGTGACGATCCGGGAGGCGCTGCTGCGCGAGCATTATCGCGGCGGGCAGAGCTTTTACGTGGTGCCACGGATCAAGGATTTGCCCGAGATCGAGGAATTCCTGAAAACGCAGGTGCCGGAGGTGAGCACTGTGGTGGCGCATGGTCAGATGGCCGCGCGCGAGCTGGATGACCGGATGAATGCGTTTTACGACGGCAAATACGACGTGTTGCTTGCCACGACGATTGTCGAGAGCGGGCTGGACATTCCGACCGCGAACACAATGGTCATTCATCGCGCGGATATGTTTGGCCTGGCACAGCTCTATCAGATCCGGGGGCGCGTCGGGCGCTCCAAGCAACGGGCGTATGCGTATCTGACGACCAAGCCGCGCGTGCCGCTGACGCCGAGCGCGGAAAAACGGCTGCGCGTTCTGGGCAGCCTCGATACGCTGGGCGCGGGGTTCACGCTGGCCAGTCAGGACCTCGATATTCGCGGGGCGGGCAACCTTCTGGGCGAAGAACAGTCAGGCCAGATGCGCGATGTGGGGTATGAGCTTTACCAGTCGATGCTGGAAGAGGCGATTGCCAAGATCAAGGCGGGCGAACTGGAGGGCCTTAGCGAGGCCGATGATCAATGGGCGCCGCAGATCAATCTGGGCGTGCCGGTGCTGATCCCTGAATCTTACGTGCCGGATCTGGATGTCAGGCTGGGATTGTACCGCCGTCTCAGCGGGTTACAGAGCAAAGTTGAACTGGAGGGTTTTGCCGCCGAGCTGATCGACCGGTTTGGCAAGCTGCCGCGAGAGGTCAACATGCTGATGCTGATCGTGCGGATCAAGGCGATGTGCAAGAAGGCGGGGATTGCCAAGCTGGATGGCGGGCCGAAGGGTGCGACGATCCAGTTTCACAATGACAAGTTTGCCTCGCCGCAGGGGCTGGTGGAGTTCATCCAGGATCAGCGCGGGCTGGCCAAGGTGCGCGACAACAAGATCGTCGTGCGGCGCGACTGGAATAAAGAGGCAGACAAGATCAAGGGCGCCTTTGCCATTGCCCGCGATCTGGCCGAAAAGGTCGTGGCCGAGAAGAAGCGCAAGGCGGGCAAGGCGGGGTAG
- a CDS encoding SDR family NAD(P)-dependent oxidoreductase has translation MSKSISGKTAIVTGGANGIGLAIGRHFADQGANVMFADMDEEQLLNQLGEPGEGDAIRYFAGDLREKLTLANLLSATIDAFDQVDILVNASRQVMPSDPLNPDDDAVTELLNQNLMPALRLSQLVAKRMIKQAEDREEGMAGAIVNLSSISARLTHPDLLAYSVASAALDQMTRSLAVALAPERIRVNAVAFGSVMSASLKAELKGHREHRHEIEAHTPLGRIASPAELADAVQFLASDASAFMTGQIMTIDGGRSLLDPVTVPLH, from the coding sequence ATGTCCAAATCCATCTCGGGAAAGACCGCGATTGTCACCGGCGGGGCCAATGGGATTGGTCTTGCGATCGGGCGGCATTTTGCGGATCAGGGCGCCAATGTGATGTTCGCCGATATGGACGAGGAACAGCTGCTCAATCAGCTGGGAGAGCCGGGTGAGGGCGATGCGATCCGCTATTTCGCGGGCGATCTGCGCGAGAAGCTGACGCTGGCCAACCTTCTTTCGGCCACGATAGATGCGTTCGATCAGGTGGATATCCTGGTGAATGCGTCACGGCAGGTGATGCCGTCGGACCCGCTGAACCCGGATGATGACGCGGTGACGGAGCTTCTGAACCAGAACCTGATGCCCGCGCTGAGGCTGAGCCAGCTTGTGGCCAAGCGGATGATCAAACAGGCCGAGGACCGCGAGGAAGGCATGGCGGGGGCGATTGTGAACCTGTCGTCGATCTCGGCGCGGCTGACGCATCCGGATCTGCTGGCCTATTCGGTGGCCTCGGCAGCCCTTGACCAGATGACGCGCTCTCTGGCGGTGGCGCTGGCGCCGGAGCGCATCCGGGTGAATGCCGTGGCTTTCGGGTCGGTGATGTCGGCCTCGCTCAAGGCGGAGCTGAAAGGGCACCGGGAGCATCGCCATGAGATCGAGGCGCATACCCCGCTGGGGCGCATCGCCTCGCCTGCCGAGCTTGCCGATGCGGTGCAGTTTCTGGCCAGCGATGCGAGCGCCTTCATGACCGGTCAGATCATGACGATTGACGGCGGGCGCTCGCTGCTTGATCCCGTGACCGTTCCCTTGCACTGA
- a CDS encoding class I SAM-dependent methyltransferase, with protein MDARLPLALESGLLSVPEIGRIAVFAPRAGTALSGLPKDRLHILTGFKPDHDHFAGQGYDCAVAPEGRYAAAVICLPRAKPQARALIAEAVSVTDGPVIVDGAKTDGVESLLKDCRKRVAVSAPISKAHGKLFWFEAEAAFDDWRAAPREIEGGFHTAPGVFSADGIDPGSALLADHLPAKLGRSVADLGGGWGYLSARALERDSIEALHLVEADHAACECARLNVSDPRLNIHWADATHWTPPQKLDAVISNPPFHTDRAADPGLGRAFIAAAAGMLAPSGQFWMVANRHLPYEDALARHFAKVETVGGTTRFKILHAARPSRQAR; from the coding sequence ATCGATGCCCGCCTGCCGCTGGCCCTGGAAAGCGGTTTGCTGTCCGTGCCGGAGATCGGCCGGATCGCGGTCTTTGCCCCGCGTGCTGGCACGGCGCTTTCGGGCCTTCCCAAGGATCGGTTGCACATTCTGACCGGGTTCAAGCCGGACCATGATCATTTTGCGGGTCAGGGCTATGACTGCGCGGTGGCGCCTGAGGGGCGGTATGCGGCGGCGGTGATCTGTCTGCCGCGCGCCAAACCGCAGGCGCGGGCCCTGATTGCCGAGGCGGTTTCGGTCACTGACGGACCGGTGATCGTCGACGGGGCCAAGACCGACGGGGTGGAAAGCCTGCTGAAAGACTGCCGGAAACGGGTGGCGGTGTCGGCCCCGATTTCGAAAGCGCATGGCAAGTTGTTCTGGTTCGAGGCCGAGGCCGCGTTTGACGACTGGCGCGCCGCCCCGCGCGAGATCGAAGGCGGGTTCCACACGGCGCCGGGCGTGTTTTCGGCCGATGGGATCGATCCGGGGTCGGCTTTGCTGGCGGATCATCTGCCTGCCAAGCTGGGCCGGTCTGTTGCCGATCTGGGTGGAGGCTGGGGTTATCTGTCGGCGCGGGCGCTGGAGCGCGACAGTATCGAGGCGCTGCACCTGGTGGAAGCCGATCACGCCGCCTGTGAATGTGCCCGGCTGAACGTGTCCGATCCGCGCCTGAACATCCACTGGGCCGACGCCACGCATTGGACCCCGCCGCAAAAACTGGACGCGGTGATCTCAAACCCGCCGTTTCACACCGACCGCGCCGCCGATCCCGGGCTGGGCCGTGCGTTTATCGCGGCGGCTGCGGGGATGCTGGCACCCTCGGGGCAGTTCTGGATGGTGGCCAACCGGCATCTGCCTTACGAGGACGCGCTGGCGCGGCATTTTGCCAAGGTCGAGACAGTGGGCGGCACCACGCGGTTCAAGATCCTGCATGCGGCGCGCCCGTCTCGTCAGGCGCGCTGA
- a CDS encoding HAD family hydrolase has product MSAELTTIAFDADDTLWHNERFFKLTQARFADLLRDYTEPEALIERLIEAERRNLGHYGFGIKGFVLSMIETAIEVTDERVPASVIAQLIAAGQEMLQHPIELLPHAREAVEAVADTHRVLLITKGDLLDQERKLAQSGLGEMFDGVEIVSHKTRATYDGIFQRHCNGAAHAMMVGNSLRSDVRPAIEAGSWGVHVPHELTWALEHDEPPEDAPRFRQLPDLSGLAELVQALGQSVRPET; this is encoded by the coding sequence ATGTCCGCCGAATTGACCACAATCGCCTTCGATGCCGATGACACGCTCTGGCATAACGAGCGGTTCTTTAAGCTGACCCAGGCGCGCTTTGCCGACCTTCTGCGCGATTACACCGAGCCCGAGGCTCTGATCGAGCGGCTGATCGAGGCCGAACGGCGCAATCTGGGTCATTACGGGTTCGGCATCAAGGGCTTCGTTCTGTCGATGATCGAAACCGCCATCGAGGTAACGGACGAGCGCGTGCCCGCCTCGGTCATCGCCCAGCTCATCGCGGCAGGCCAGGAGATGCTCCAGCACCCGATCGAGCTTCTGCCCCACGCCCGCGAGGCGGTCGAGGCGGTGGCGGATACGCACCGCGTGCTGCTGATCACCAAGGGCGACCTTCTGGATCAGGAACGCAAGCTGGCGCAATCCGGCCTGGGCGAGATGTTCGACGGGGTCGAGATCGTCTCGCACAAGACCCGCGCCACCTATGACGGCATTTTCCAGCGTCATTGCAACGGGGCGGCGCATGCGATGATGGTCGGCAACTCCCTGCGCTCCGACGTGCGCCCGGCCATCGAGGCAGGAAGCTGGGGCGTGCATGTCCCGCATGAGCTGACCTGGGCACTGGAACATGATGAGCCGCCCGAGGACGCACCCCGCTTTCGGCAACTGCCCGATCTCAGCGGCCTTGCCGAACTGGTGCAGGCGCTCGGCCAAAGCGTTCGGCCAGAAACCTGA
- a CDS encoding lysophospholipid acyltransferase family protein has product MSDTSDHIPLTERFVGMVLYAPIALARTLPYRWRIPVAGWLTAHVLAPLAGYRRRVRDNLAHACPDLPAPERRRLMRAVPDNAGRNMMEMYSPEFREAARHLPVSGPGLPTLRAAREAGRPVVFVTGHFGNFNAARVAMIEQGFHMGGFYRPMKNRPFNRHYMAAMRSVSEPLFEQGRKGMTQMVRHLRSGGVVAVLNDLNAHDGVPLTFFGQPALTSLATAEMALKYDAPLIPVWGIRNPDGRSFHVVVEDEIAPSDAVTMTQEFNDRLEAQVRAHMDQWFWIHRRWKDGSGPLHDKRAEALAKMQNR; this is encoded by the coding sequence ATGAGCGACACCTCGGATCATATCCCGCTGACCGAGCGCTTTGTGGGCATGGTGCTCTATGCCCCCATCGCGCTTGCCAGGACGCTGCCCTATCGCTGGCGCATCCCCGTCGCGGGCTGGCTCACCGCGCATGTCCTGGCCCCACTGGCCGGATACCGCCGCCGCGTGCGCGACAACCTCGCCCATGCCTGCCCCGACCTGCCCGCGCCCGAACGGCGCCGCCTCATGCGCGCCGTGCCCGATAATGCCGGGCGCAACATGATGGAAATGTACAGCCCCGAGTTTCGTGAGGCCGCGCGGCACCTGCCCGTCTCCGGCCCCGGCCTGCCGACGCTGCGCGCCGCACGCGAGGCGGGACGGCCCGTGGTCTTCGTCACCGGGCATTTCGGCAATTTCAACGCCGCGCGGGTGGCGATGATCGAACAGGGCTTTCACATGGGCGGCTTCTATCGCCCGATGAAAAACCGCCCCTTCAACCGGCATTACATGGCGGCCATGCGCTCGGTCTCCGAGCCGCTCTTTGAGCAGGGCCGCAAGGGCATGACCCAGATGGTCCGGCACCTGCGGTCCGGCGGGGTCGTCGCCGTGCTCAACGATCTCAATGCCCATGACGGCGTGCCGCTCACCTTTTTCGGCCAGCCCGCACTCACCTCGCTTGCCACGGCGGAAATGGCGCTGAAATACGACGCCCCCCTGATCCCGGTCTGGGGCATCCGCAATCCCGACGGGCGCAGCTTTCATGTTGTGGTCGAAGACGAGATCGCACCGTCAGATGCCGTCACCATGACGCAGGAATTCAACGACCGTCTCGAGGCCCAGGTGCGCGCGCATATGGATCAGTGGTTCTGGATTCACCGCCGCTGGAAAGACGGCTCCGGCCCCCTGCATGACAAACGCGCCGAGGCCCTGGCAAAGATGCAGAACCGCTGA